One stretch of Manis pentadactyla isolate mManPen7 chromosome 10, mManPen7.hap1, whole genome shotgun sequence DNA includes these proteins:
- the KRT2 gene encoding keratin, type II cytoskeletal 2 epidermal isoform X3: MQDLVEDFKKKYEDEINKRTTAENEFVTLKKDVDNAYKANVELQAKAGVLNQEVEFMRTLFDVELFQMQQQITNTNVILSMDNNRSLDLDSIISEVRAQYDEIAQRSKAEAETLYQTKYEELQVTAGKHGDSLKEVKMELGELKRTIQRLQGEITHAKKQSKSLQEAMADAEQKGEHALKDAQNKMAEMEDALQRAKEDLTGLLRDYQELLNIKLTLDVEIATYRKMLEGEESRMSGDISNNVTVSVTSSTVSSSVASNAGFGGRGSGGRGSSSGGGGYSSGSSSYGSGGRGQISSGGGGGASRGGSSLGGRYGSGGKYSSGGNA; this comes from the exons ATGCAGGATCTCGTGGAGGATTTTAAGAAGAA GTACGAGGATGAAATCAACAAGCGCACGACTGCTGAGAATGAGTTTGTGACGCTTAAAAAG GATGTGGACAATGCCTACAAGGCCAACGTGGAGCTACAGGCCAAGGCAGGCGTGCTGAACCAGGAGGTTGAGTTCATGAGAACCCTCTTTGATGTG GAGCTGTTCCAGATGCAACAGCAGATCACCAACACCAACGTCATCCTGTCCATGGACAACAACAGGAGCCTGGACCTGGACAGCATCATCTCTGAGGTCCGTGCCCAGTATGACGAGATCGCCCAGAGGAGCAAGGCCGAGGCAGAGACCCTGTACCAGACCAAG TATGAAGAGCTCCAGGTTACTGCCGGGAAACACGGGGACAGCCTGAAAGAAGTCAAGATGGAGCTCGGTGAGCTGAAGCGCACGATCCAGAGGCTGCAAGGGGAGATCACCCATGCGAAGAAGCAG TCTAAGAGCCTGCAAGAAGCCATGGCAGATGCTGAGCAGAAGGGAGAGCACGCTCTCAAAGATGCCCAGAACAAGATGGCTGAGATGGAGGATGCTCTGCAGCGGGCCAAGGAGGACCTGACTGGGCTGCTGCGCGACTACCAGGAGCTGCTCAACATCAAGCTGACCCTGGATGTGGAGATCGCCACCTACCGCAAGATGCTGGAGGGCGAGGAGAGCCG GATGTCTGGAGACATCAGCAACAacgtgacagtgt CGGTGACAAGCAGCACCGTTTCCTCCAGTGTGGCGTCCAATGCTGGCTTTGGAGGCCGTGGTTCTGGAGGTAGAGGATCCAGTTCTGGAGGAGGAGGCtacagctctggaagcagcagTTATGGCTCTGGAGGCAGAGGACAGATCTCCAGTGGTGGCGGTGGAGGGGCCTCCAGAGGTGGCTCTAGCTTGGGAGGCAGATACGGTTCTGGAGGAAAATACAGCTCTGGAGGCAATGCTTGA
- the KRT2 gene encoding keratin, type II cytoskeletal 2 epidermal isoform X2, giving the protein MVFDVKKRKKLSREVRFLEQQNQVLQTKWELLQQIDIRSHRVNLEPSFREYIEKLTNQLNALLAERTSQDSELNNMQDLVEDFKKKYEDEINKRTTAENEFVTLKKDVDNAYKANVELQAKAGVLNQEVEFMRTLFDVELFQMQQQITNTNVILSMDNNRSLDLDSIISEVRAQYDEIAQRSKAEAETLYQTKYEELQVTAGKHGDSLKEVKMELGELKRTIQRLQGEITHAKKQSKSLQEAMADAEQKGEHALKDAQNKMAEMEDALQRAKEDLTGLLRDYQELLNIKLTLDVEIATYRKMLEGEESRMSGDISNNVTVSVTSSTVSSSVASNAGFGGRGSGGRGSSSGGGGYSSGSSSYGSGGRGQISSGGGGGASRGGSSLGGRYGSGGKYSSGGNA; this is encoded by the exons ATGGTTTTTgatgtgaagaaaagaaaaaagctgtcCAGAGAG GTGCGGTTCCTGGAGCAGCAGAACCAGGTGCTGCAGACCAAATGGGAGCTGCTGCAGCAAATCGACATCAGAAGCCACAGAGTCAACCTGGAGCCCAGTTTTCGGGAGTACATTGAAAAACTGACGAATCAATTGAATGCACTCTTGGCAGAAAGAACATCACAAGATTCAGAGCTGAACAACATGCAGGATCTCGTGGAGGATTTTAAGAAGAA GTACGAGGATGAAATCAACAAGCGCACGACTGCTGAGAATGAGTTTGTGACGCTTAAAAAG GATGTGGACAATGCCTACAAGGCCAACGTGGAGCTACAGGCCAAGGCAGGCGTGCTGAACCAGGAGGTTGAGTTCATGAGAACCCTCTTTGATGTG GAGCTGTTCCAGATGCAACAGCAGATCACCAACACCAACGTCATCCTGTCCATGGACAACAACAGGAGCCTGGACCTGGACAGCATCATCTCTGAGGTCCGTGCCCAGTATGACGAGATCGCCCAGAGGAGCAAGGCCGAGGCAGAGACCCTGTACCAGACCAAG TATGAAGAGCTCCAGGTTACTGCCGGGAAACACGGGGACAGCCTGAAAGAAGTCAAGATGGAGCTCGGTGAGCTGAAGCGCACGATCCAGAGGCTGCAAGGGGAGATCACCCATGCGAAGAAGCAG TCTAAGAGCCTGCAAGAAGCCATGGCAGATGCTGAGCAGAAGGGAGAGCACGCTCTCAAAGATGCCCAGAACAAGATGGCTGAGATGGAGGATGCTCTGCAGCGGGCCAAGGAGGACCTGACTGGGCTGCTGCGCGACTACCAGGAGCTGCTCAACATCAAGCTGACCCTGGATGTGGAGATCGCCACCTACCGCAAGATGCTGGAGGGCGAGGAGAGCCG GATGTCTGGAGACATCAGCAACAacgtgacagtgt CGGTGACAAGCAGCACCGTTTCCTCCAGTGTGGCGTCCAATGCTGGCTTTGGAGGCCGTGGTTCTGGAGGTAGAGGATCCAGTTCTGGAGGAGGAGGCtacagctctggaagcagcagTTATGGCTCTGGAGGCAGAGGACAGATCTCCAGTGGTGGCGGTGGAGGGGCCTCCAGAGGTGGCTCTAGCTTGGGAGGCAGATACGGTTCTGGAGGAAAATACAGCTCTGGAGGCAATGCTTGA
- the KRT2 gene encoding keratin, type II cytoskeletal 2 epidermal isoform X1, with amino-acid sequence MSCQISYKSQGFGGGGGGRFQGFSGGSAVVSGGSQRSASGFSCLSRHGGGRGGFGGGGFSSQSLVGLGGTRSISLSMAGGGSSGGFGGRGGGFGGGSGFRGSGFGGGGFGGGGGFGGFGGPGGLGPAGFPGGGIHEVSVNENLLQPLNVEVDPEIQKVKSQEREQIKNLNNKFVSFIDKVRFLEQQNQVLQTKWELLQQIDIRSHRVNLEPSFREYIEKLTNQLNALLAERTSQDSELNNMQDLVEDFKKKYEDEINKRTTAENEFVTLKKDVDNAYKANVELQAKAGVLNQEVEFMRTLFDVELFQMQQQITNTNVILSMDNNRSLDLDSIISEVRAQYDEIAQRSKAEAETLYQTKYEELQVTAGKHGDSLKEVKMELGELKRTIQRLQGEITHAKKQSKSLQEAMADAEQKGEHALKDAQNKMAEMEDALQRAKEDLTGLLRDYQELLNIKLTLDVEIATYRKMLEGEESRMSGDISNNVTVSVTSSTVSSSVASNAGFGGRGSGGRGSSSGGGGYSSGSSSYGSGGRGQISSGGGGGASRGGSSLGGRYGSGGKYSSGGNA; translated from the exons ATGAGCTGTCAGATCTCGTACAAATCTCAGGGAtttggaggaggaggtggaggaagatTCCAGGGCTTCAGCGGAGGCTCGGCCGTGGTCTCTGGTGGGAGCCAGAGATCAGCCTCTGGTTTCTCCTGCCTGAGCCGCCATGGCGGTGGCAGAGGGGGCTTCGGTGGAGGTGGCTTCAGCAGTCAGAGCCTAGTTGGCCTTGGAGGGACCAGAAGCATCTCCCTTAGTATGGCTGGAGGAGGCTCCAGTGGTGGATTTGGGGGCAGAGGAGGTGGCTTCGGAGGGGGCAGTGGCTTCAGGGGCAGTGGCTTTGGTGGAGGTGGCTTCGGAGGGGGTGGTGGCTTTGGAGGTTTTGGGGGTCCTGGGGGCTTGGGGCCTGCAGGATTCCCTGGTGGAGGTATCCATGAAGTCTCTGTCAACGAGAACCTCCTGCAACCTCTCAATGTGGAAGTCGACCCAGAGATCCAGAAAGTGAAGTCTCAGGAGCGGGAGCAGATTAAAAATCTCAACAACAAATTTGTGTCCTTCATTGACAAG GTGCGGTTCCTGGAGCAGCAGAACCAGGTGCTGCAGACCAAATGGGAGCTGCTGCAGCAAATCGACATCAGAAGCCACAGAGTCAACCTGGAGCCCAGTTTTCGGGAGTACATTGAAAAACTGACGAATCAATTGAATGCACTCTTGGCAGAAAGAACATCACAAGATTCAGAGCTGAACAACATGCAGGATCTCGTGGAGGATTTTAAGAAGAA GTACGAGGATGAAATCAACAAGCGCACGACTGCTGAGAATGAGTTTGTGACGCTTAAAAAG GATGTGGACAATGCCTACAAGGCCAACGTGGAGCTACAGGCCAAGGCAGGCGTGCTGAACCAGGAGGTTGAGTTCATGAGAACCCTCTTTGATGTG GAGCTGTTCCAGATGCAACAGCAGATCACCAACACCAACGTCATCCTGTCCATGGACAACAACAGGAGCCTGGACCTGGACAGCATCATCTCTGAGGTCCGTGCCCAGTATGACGAGATCGCCCAGAGGAGCAAGGCCGAGGCAGAGACCCTGTACCAGACCAAG TATGAAGAGCTCCAGGTTACTGCCGGGAAACACGGGGACAGCCTGAAAGAAGTCAAGATGGAGCTCGGTGAGCTGAAGCGCACGATCCAGAGGCTGCAAGGGGAGATCACCCATGCGAAGAAGCAG TCTAAGAGCCTGCAAGAAGCCATGGCAGATGCTGAGCAGAAGGGAGAGCACGCTCTCAAAGATGCCCAGAACAAGATGGCTGAGATGGAGGATGCTCTGCAGCGGGCCAAGGAGGACCTGACTGGGCTGCTGCGCGACTACCAGGAGCTGCTCAACATCAAGCTGACCCTGGATGTGGAGATCGCCACCTACCGCAAGATGCTGGAGGGCGAGGAGAGCCG GATGTCTGGAGACATCAGCAACAacgtgacagtgt CGGTGACAAGCAGCACCGTTTCCTCCAGTGTGGCGTCCAATGCTGGCTTTGGAGGCCGTGGTTCTGGAGGTAGAGGATCCAGTTCTGGAGGAGGAGGCtacagctctggaagcagcagTTATGGCTCTGGAGGCAGAGGACAGATCTCCAGTGGTGGCGGTGGAGGGGCCTCCAGAGGTGGCTCTAGCTTGGGAGGCAGATACGGTTCTGGAGGAAAATACAGCTCTGGAGGCAATGCTTGA